CTTCAATGGCTACCCGGGCCTTAAAGGCCGACGTAAATTTTCTTCTTTTTGCTTTCATAATACCACTGTTAAAATTAGACTTTTTTCAACTTAACCAGTGGTCTGAATTTTGGGGAGTATTATATAAGTCCTTCAATTTTAAAAGACAATGGTGCAGATTTAAAGCGTCCTTTTGTTTGTCTTTTTAATATTGCAATTCTATCAGGATTTATGTCATCAAAAAAAGAGTGAACAGTTGATCGAAACTCTCTGACTTTTGAGTTGTCTGTGTCGTTATTTAAAGTAAGATACCTGAAGTCGCCCGTTAAATTAATAATGTTTCCGTCTGCATCTTTTTCAAGACCATAGAAAATTGCTTTTGTTTTGTCAATGTCGATACCGATTACTTTCATCTTGCAGTGGTGTTTGTTTTAATTGATCCGACGCCTGAAATAAACAGCGTTTTAATGCAGTTTATTTTTGTTACCACTAGTTTAAATGACTTTATTATAAATAGGCTAAGGTAGTTCTGTTCCCATTGAAGCAGTATATATTTTATACCATTGCTCTAAACTCATGTCAATATTTAATGCTTCTATAGCATGTTTTATACGTTCAATTTTACTGGTTCCGACAATTGGGATAATTGAGGCAGGGTGATTTAATAACCAACTATAAATAATTTTATCTATAGTATTGACACTTAACTCTTCAGCAACTTCTAATAGTATACGAAGTATTCTTTGTCCTTTTTCTTCTTTCGGGTTAATAAGTTTACCATCAGCCAAAGGAGACCATGCCATAGGTTTTATTTCTTCTTTTAGAAAATAATCGATGTTTCCATTTTCAAAATGTTCTAAACAGTACGGAGATATTTCCACCTGATTAGTTACGAGGTTTTCATCAGTGTAAGCATTTAGCATTTCAAACTGCAGTGAGTTGAAATTAGAAACGCCAAAATGTAATACTTTTCCATTTCTTTTCAAATAAGAGAATGCCTTAGCAACTTCTTCAGGATTAAAGAATGGAGCAGGACGATGAAGTAAAAGTAAATCTACATAATCAGTTCTAAAGTTTTTTAAAGAATTGTCAACGGAAGAAACAATATGATCAAAACTATAATCGTAATACTTTAGTTTTTGGCCAGGAAACTTATCTGATATCAATTTAATACCACACTTCGTAATTATTTCGATATTTTTGCGAAGGCCTTTTTTCAAAATTATAGCATCTCCAAATAATTTTTCACAGCTGTAATTTCCATAGATATCTGCATGATCAAATGTTGTTACACCTAATTCAATTGTTTGCTCGGTTAATTTTAATAATTCCTGATTTGACATTTTCCAGTCAGCTAATCTCCAATGTCCATGAACTATTCGTGAAAATTCCAAATCCTTTGTAAGTTTTATTTTATTCATTCTCATAGTTTATTATGATTAATTGGTGATAACGTCTGGCTAACCAAACCTGAATCTTCCCACGGATTAATGCTATCTAACCTGGCTGGTTTCATGCCTTTAAAATTAAAGGTTTTATATCATATATCCAAATTATCCAACGGATCGTACACGGCATCCTTTCTGGCTCTATTGTTATCTTCATCGCTGAAACGCTGTGTATTTGTAAATCGGGCGGTAATTTTCGTATCTTTAAGGTTTATTATTTGAACCATGGCGATAGCAGGCACATGAAAGTCGGCGCCAATTTTAAATAAGCTATGAAGTATGCATTAGGAATAATAGTTTTCATTTCTGTGTTTCAGAGTCATACATTTTCTCAGGAACGACACCTTGTTGATACGCTCCAGTATTCTTTCGATTTACATACAATTACTCCAAAACAATTATTTTCCATATTAAAATATGACTCGGACACAGCAAAAGGAGTTTGGTTTATTACAGTTAGTTTCGACGTTCCAAAAAATTGGGTTCAACTTAATGATGTTAAATATTTTATGCAGTTTATTGATTCAACAGAAAGATGCAAATGTGTTATCAAAGTTTATTCATCCTATCTTCCAGTTGATGATTATTCAACACTTGGCGGTCAGGCAATGAACTTAATTGATTCATATAGAAAGAATGAACCTTATTTTCAAGGTGTGTGGAATTGTAGTAAAAATGATAATTTGAGATCTCAGGAAATTAAAATATGGTGGAAATCAATAAATATGAAATAATGAAAACAGAAAAAAACTTTGCTCTCCGCATCGCTGGAACCATCTTCGGATTAGTTTCAGTGTTCCATTTATTACGAATCATCACAGGCGCATCCGTGGTCATCGCAGGCTGCTCATTGCCAATCTGGGTGAATGTTATGGGGCTAATAGCCACAGGATTCCTTTGTGGATGGTTGTGGTGGCTTTCTTTCAATAAAAAAGGAACGCCTTGAAATTAAGGCGTTCCCGTATTTATTTGCGGTGGTGTCAGCCACCAAACGGAGGGGAAGATATATAGATTACCTGGAATCGGCAGTTTCGTCAAAATTGCTTTCACGTACTACGACCACCAGGTACTTGGATTTTCCCCAGAATTTAGCAGCATCGGTAATCTTGATCTTGCTTACTTTATCATTTTCATAAACCAGCGAGTAAGATGACGGATCCTGGTCGGTTATGATTTCGCAACGTTTGGCGTCTACCGGGATCTCTGTCACCTCGCGGGTGTCGATTTCCTGGAATTTTTCACGGTCCAGGCCATTGGAGAGGTTCTTCTCCCGGTTGATACCCAGGAATCCTCCGTCTTTTTCCACGATATTCCGGTCACGCAGTGACTTGTAAGTCCCTACAGTAAAATAAGCGGTATGCAGGTTGCGTTCCTTCTCCAGCAATAGCTGGTTCTGGTCTTCAATTACGGTCGATTTCTGGGTGATTTCATTGTCGAGGTTATTGACTTTCACTTCCAGGTTGCTTTTGGCAATGTTGGTTTCATCAAGGTTCCTCTGCAAGGCGACCTTTTCGGCAACCAATACATCCACTACTTCCTTATATTCCGCTACCCTTGCATTGAGATCCTTTACTGACTTCGCATAATTGGCCAGTCTTGAATCTTTTTCGTCAATCTGGTTATTCAGGTTGGCGATGAGCAGGTTATTCTCATTAATCAGCTGTTCGATCATGCTGATTTCATGCTGGATCCGTTCTTCCGGCCCCAGGCTGCTGTTGCTCTCCGCATCGGTCATGTTCCCCTTGATCATGTTTTCATACTGCCCGATTTTGACCAGGTTGCTTTCTATTCGGTCATATGAATACATTACAGCTTTTTCCCGGGCAATTTTTTCTTCCGTGGTCTGAGCCATATAAGTCTGTTTCTGATCATACTGCTGCCAGGCAATAACAATACCTGATATGGCAATTAGTGTCACCACGATCAGGCTTATGCCCCATGCAACTTTTTTCTTATCCATTTTTTGATTTTCCATTTTAGTTTCTCCTTAATTATGTTATGTTAATTTGATAGAATTTTAATTTTCGTGCCAACAGCTATTGCCAAAGCCATGCCGCCCGGGTAATAATGACTTAACCGGCTCTTTATCAACCAGAATAAAAAATGAAAAAGAAATTTGACTTATCAGAATGGTGAAGATTCTATCATTTTGATAAAACGAAACCTTGGGATCAGGATTTCTTGAACTGTGGTATAATAAAAACAGAGGCCATAATATAGGCCTCTGTTTTTATACGAAGTAAATTTTAAATATAATTCTTACTTCCGGAGAATAATATCAATTATAACTGTCCGGTTATAAAAGCGTTCCTCTGGAAATTTGTTTTCAAAAGGTGATGACTTTTCATCCTCACCGAATCCGTATACTTCAAATTTAACATCGCTTCTTCCTGCTTTCGACAGGCCCTTTTCAATAATGTTCCTGACATCATTAGCCCTGGCCAAGCTCAATTCCTGGTTATAGGTTTCACCTCCAATAATATCGGTATAGCCGAGTATAATAACCGTTCCGCCATCAGGAATCATAGGTGTTACGATATCAGTGAGGTACTTTTCATACATTGCAATCGCCTTCGATTTATTGAATTCATACAGTATGCTGAATCTCATCACTTCCTCGTTTTTCGGCTGGGTCCAAAGTACCACGTGTGCGGAAGTTTCCTTCTTTACCGTCTTGCCGCTCTTCGTCTGACCTATCATTGTCACCTTGTAGTCGCCTTCGGGTCTGGTACCCAAAATGGATTTTCCTGAGATACTAACCTTCTCCTCGGTATATGGTCCATAGTATTGCACATTTCCATTTTCATCCCTGATTTCCAACAACCATGACGAGAACGCTTCATCAGCTCCCTCAACATCGAAAGAAACATAGCTTTCAGGCGGTGCTTCCTGGACGGCAAATATTTCCACCGGCTTTAGCGGGGCATTCGGACCGCTCTGGAACTCCATAAGTAAGATTGGTGAACTGCTCTCGATAGACACTCTGCGGTCGTCTCCCTCACGAAGGAGGGCAAGTTCGCGGGTGCCACCAGGCTGCTCAGACGGGATATTCGGTTTATCCCTACCTTCGGTACTGATCCTCGAAGCATCAATTCCAAATCCACTTACCAGGTAGGTTTTGATTGATTCAGCCATATCCCGAGCATCTTTCGGTCCTTTCTCTGACGATCCGACCAACTTAATGGTTGTCGAAGGATTTTTCATCATACGGTCACCAAGGATGTTCAGAACATTATAATAGACAATCATTTGACGATCTGAATGACCTGAGAGATCTTTAGGTTTGAACGATTCCCGTTGGTCTTCTTTGAAGTCTTTCACCTGATCTTTC
This DNA window, taken from Bacteroidales bacterium, encodes the following:
- a CDS encoding DUF3010 family protein codes for the protein MKVIGIDIDKTKAIFYGLEKDADGNIINLTGDFRYLTLNNDTDNSKVREFRSTVHSFFDDINPDRIAILKRQTKGRFKSAPLSFKIEGLI
- a CDS encoding aldo/keto reductase produces the protein MNKIKLTKDLEFSRIVHGHWRLADWKMSNQELLKLTEQTIELGVTTFDHADIYGNYSCEKLFGDAIILKKGLRKNIEIITKCGIKLISDKFPGQKLKYYDYSFDHIVSSVDNSLKNFRTDYVDLLLLHRPAPFFNPEEVAKAFSYLKRNGKVLHFGVSNFNSLQFEMLNAYTDENLVTNQVEISPYCLEHFENGNIDYFLKEEIKPMAWSPLADGKLINPKEEKGQRILRILLEVAEELSVNTIDKIIYSWLLNHPASIIPIVGTSKIERIKHAIEALNIDMSLEQWYKIYTASMGTELP
- a CDS encoding outer membrane beta-barrel protein, with the translated sequence MKTKTNIKKGSRMAWSPYSLPIKSLIISALILIGIQAPLQAQDAKFTKPSWWFGAAAGANINFYRGSTYQLNSDFTPPATFHNGQGVGLYLAPLVEFHRPDSRLGVMLQAGYDNRKGSFEQVVTPCNCPADLSTDLSYITVEPSLHLAPFKSNFYLYGGPRLAFNLAKSFTYKQGINPAYPEQVANPDVNGDFSDMNKTLVSMQIGAGYDIPLSSQNKHTQFVLSPFVSFQPYFGQSPRSTETWNVTTLRAGAALKLGRGREIPASVKVEEKVPAKVVVIEPEVQKLGRDREIPAPVKVEEKVPAEVVVIEPEVQFAVIAPKNIPTGQSVREMFPLRNYVFFDLGSTEIPDRYVMLRKDQVKDFKEDQRESFKPKDLSGHSDRQMIVYYNVLNILGDRMMKNPSTTIKLVGSSEKGPKDARDMAESIKTYLVSGFGIDASRISTEGRDKPNIPSEQPGGTRELALLREGDDRRVSIESSSPILLMEFQSGPNAPLKPVEIFAVQEAPPESYVSFDVEGADEAFSSWLLEIRDENGNVQYYGPYTEEKVSISGKSILGTRPEGDYKVTMIGQTKSGKTVKKETSAHVVLWTQPKNEEVMRFSILYEFNKSKAIAMYEKYLTDIVTPMIPDGGTVIILGYTDIIGGETYNQELSLARANDVRNIIEKGLSKAGRSDVKFEVYGFGEDEKSSPFENKFPEERFYNRTVIIDIILRK